One Chiloscyllium plagiosum isolate BGI_BamShark_2017 unplaced genomic scaffold, ASM401019v2 scaf_6774, whole genome shotgun sequence genomic window carries:
- the LOC122547088 gene encoding RNA-binding protein 25-like, with protein MEKIERQRDRMHAWKRQRDTQNVHMEEKGRQREKERKRERERKCVHGRGRRTETQRHGECTHGRETEIENDRWGEVKRERMEKREHMHGKKREHMEERAREGAWKREREWKRERAQQVAWNREHGKKRKNMKKERERA; from the exons ATGGaaaagatagagagacagagagacagaatgcATGCatggaagagacagagagacacacagaacGTGCACATggaagagaaagggagacagagagagaaagaaagaaagagagagagagaaagaaaatgtgtgCATGGAAGAGGGAGAAGGACTGAGACACAGAGACATGGAGAATGCACACatggaagagagacagagatagagaatgACAGA TGGGGggaggtgaagagagagagaatggaaaagaGAGAGCACATGCATGGAAAAAAGAGAGAGCACATGGAAGAGAGAGCGCGTGAGGGAGcatggaaaagagagagagaatggaaaagagagagagcgcAACAGGTAGCATGGAATAGAGAGCatggaaaaaagagaaagaacatgaaaaaagagagagagagagcttga